In one Sulfitobacter sp. LCG007 genomic region, the following are encoded:
- a CDS encoding DMT family transporter — MDNLRGALIMIATMFGFAIEDACIKIATQTLPLPQILVLLGAGGATIFAAALLAQRRSLFEPEMLSLPILLRAIGEIMASIGMVSALAFTSLAATASILQATPIAVTLGAVLFLGETVGWRRWLAILAGFVGVMLVIRPGFESFDSMSLFALMAVLGLAMRDIATRRVPAGTSSMQLSFLGFLASIPAGLILQAFTGATIVRPSVFDWTIMGLTVAFGAISYYGIVAAMRIGDVGFITPFRYARLPFAIAIGMTVFAERPDLMTFAGSAVIVGSGLYTVWRERKTGQRRTASLPMQGPARYDLNQGCEKGASS; from the coding sequence ATGGACAATCTGCGCGGCGCGCTGATCATGATCGCGACGATGTTCGGCTTCGCGATCGAGGATGCCTGCATCAAGATCGCGACGCAAACCCTTCCCCTGCCGCAGATCCTTGTGCTTCTGGGCGCCGGGGGAGCCACCATCTTCGCCGCCGCCCTTCTGGCGCAGCGCCGCTCCCTGTTCGAACCCGAGATGCTGAGCCTGCCGATCCTGCTGCGCGCGATCGGAGAGATCATGGCCTCCATCGGCATGGTGAGCGCGCTTGCCTTCACCTCGCTTGCCGCTACGGCATCCATCCTCCAGGCAACCCCGATCGCCGTGACGCTGGGGGCCGTGCTGTTTCTGGGCGAGACCGTCGGCTGGCGGCGATGGCTCGCGATACTGGCGGGCTTCGTCGGTGTGATGCTGGTCATCCGGCCCGGCTTCGAGAGTTTCGACAGCATGTCGCTGTTCGCGCTGATGGCTGTGCTGGGCCTTGCCATGCGCGATATCGCGACAAGGCGCGTTCCGGCAGGAACATCCTCCATGCAGTTGAGCTTCCTCGGATTTCTCGCCTCGATACCCGCGGGCTTGATCCTTCAGGCGTTCACGGGCGCGACGATTGTCCGGCCCTCCGTCTTCGACTGGACGATCATGGGCCTCACCGTCGCCTTCGGGGCGATATCATACTACGGGATCGTTGCGGCGATGCGCATCGGCGACGTGGGCTTCATCACGCCATTCCGCTATGCCCGCCTGCCCTTCGCCATCGCCATCGGGATGACGGTCTTTGCCGAGCGTCCGGACCTCATGACATTCGCCGGTTCCGCGGTCATCGTGGGATCCGGGCTCTACACCGTCTGGCGCGAGCGCAAAACCGGGCAGCGCCGCACTGCAAGCCTTCCCATGCAGGGCCCGGCCCGCTATGACCTCAATCAAGGGTGCGAAAAGGGGGCCTCATCATGA
- a CDS encoding NYN domain-containing protein: MAERDRPLLAVLIDADNVPAKHAEAILKEIAGIGEPALRRVYGDWSSEQLSGWTKHIRTLGLVAHQQTANTKGKNASDIGLVIDAMDILHGRRFDGFVLVSSDSDFTALANRMREDGLMVVGIGEKKTPEALRNVCNRFIFIENITSEPETRQIASDARQLNEAFRLIADTMDKIDQEGDWFNLGRIGGALMAAHPDFDTRSYGHGKLSALVKAMPRLESRQEGNILMVRRKD; the protein is encoded by the coding sequence ATGGCCGAGCGCGACAGGCCCCTGCTGGCCGTGCTGATCGATGCCGACAACGTGCCGGCCAAGCATGCCGAGGCGATACTCAAGGAGATCGCGGGCATCGGCGAGCCCGCCCTGCGCCGGGTCTACGGCGACTGGTCGAGCGAGCAGCTGAGCGGCTGGACCAAGCATATCCGCACCCTCGGACTGGTGGCCCATCAGCAGACCGCCAACACCAAGGGCAAGAACGCCTCCGACATCGGGCTGGTCATCGACGCGATGGACATCCTGCACGGGCGGCGCTTCGACGGCTTCGTGCTGGTGTCCTCCGACAGCGATTTCACGGCGCTTGCCAACCGGATGCGGGAAGACGGGTTGATGGTCGTAGGCATCGGGGAAAAGAAGACACCGGAGGCGTTGAGAAACGTCTGCAACCGGTTCATTTTCATCGAAAACATCACATCCGAGCCGGAAACGCGGCAAATCGCGTCCGACGCACGGCAGCTGAACGAGGCGTTCCGGCTGATCGCAGATACGATGGACAAGATCGACCAGGAAGGCGACTGGTTCAACCTGGGGCGCATCGGCGGCGCGTTGATGGCGGCACATCCCGACTTCGACACGCGCAGCTACGGCCATGGCAAGCTGTCGGCGCTGGTGAAGGCGATGCCGCGCCTCGAGAGCCGACAGGAAGGCAATATCCTCATGGTCCGGCGCAAGGACTGA
- a CDS encoding nucleoside hydrolase: MSPRKIIIDTDPGQDDAVAILLALASPEEIEVLGLTCVAGNVPLELTARNARMVCELAGRTDVKVFAGCDAPLKRRLVTAEHVHGKTGLDGPTLPDLQMPLAEGHAVEFIIDTLRQEAAGTVTLCPLGPLTNIAAALQKAPDIAGRVQEIVLMGGAYFEVGNITPAAEFNIYVDPEAAEIVFGSGIPLTVMPLDVTHKVLVTRARNEAFRAIGTSVGTAVAEMTDFFERFDKEKYGSDGAPLHDPCVTAYLIRPDLFSGRHVNVEIETGSDLTLGMTVADWWGVTDRPRNATFMGEVDSDGFFALLTERLARL, translated from the coding sequence ATGTCGCCGCGCAAGATCATCATCGACACAGACCCCGGACAGGACGACGCCGTCGCCATTCTTCTGGCACTCGCGAGCCCCGAGGAGATCGAGGTGCTGGGCCTGACCTGCGTCGCGGGAAACGTGCCGCTGGAACTGACCGCACGCAATGCGCGCATGGTATGCGAGCTTGCCGGGCGGACGGACGTGAAGGTCTTCGCCGGCTGCGATGCGCCTCTGAAGCGACGCCTCGTCACAGCCGAGCATGTGCACGGCAAGACCGGCCTCGATGGCCCGACGCTGCCGGACCTGCAGATGCCGCTTGCCGAAGGCCATGCGGTCGAGTTCATCATCGACACCCTGCGGCAGGAAGCGGCGGGTACTGTCACGCTCTGCCCGCTGGGCCCGCTCACCAACATCGCGGCCGCGTTGCAGAAGGCCCCCGACATCGCCGGACGGGTGCAGGAGATCGTGCTCATGGGGGGCGCCTATTTCGAAGTGGGCAACATCACGCCGGCTGCCGAATTCAACATCTACGTCGACCCGGAAGCCGCCGAAATCGTGTTCGGATCCGGAATTCCCCTTACGGTGATGCCGCTTGATGTGACCCATAAGGTGCTGGTGACACGCGCGCGCAACGAGGCCTTCCGCGCGATCGGAACGTCCGTCGGTACCGCCGTGGCCGAGATGACCGATTTCTTCGAACGTTTCGACAAGGAGAAATACGGCTCGGACGGCGCACCGCTCCACGACCCCTGCGTGACCGCCTACCTGATCCGCCCCGACCTGTTCTCGGGACGTCACGTGAATGTCGAGATAGAGACCGGGTCGGATCTGACGCTGGGCATGACCGTCGCCGACTGGTGGGGCGTCACCGACCGGCCGCGCAACGCGACATTCATGGGCGAGGTCGACTCCGACGGCTTTTTCGCACTTCTGACCGAGCGGCTGGCCCGGCTGTGA
- the eno gene encoding phosphopyruvate hydratase, with protein MSIIIDIVGREILDSRGNPTVEVDVTLEDGTMGRAAVPSGASTGAHEAVEKRDGDTARYMGKGVTEAVAAVNGEIAEALVGVDATEQVGIDGIMIELDGTDNKARLGANAILGVSLACAKAAADYCAQPLFRYVGGTSARVLPVPMMNIINGGEHADNPIDIQEFMIMPVGAENIREAVRWGSEIFHTLKKELSAAGLSTGIGDEGGFAPNISSTRDALDFILKSIEKAGYRPGEEVFLALDCAATEYFKDGSYVFSGEGKKLTSDENVAYLAALVEDYPIISIEDGMAEDDWDGWRALTDTLGGKVQLVGDDLFVTNPKRLAEGISRGCANSMLVKVNQIGTLTETLKAVDMAHRARYTNVMSHRSGETEDATIADLAVATNCGQIKTGSLARSDRLAKYNQLIRIEEMLGETAEYAGRSILR; from the coding sequence ATGAGCATCATCATCGACATCGTCGGGCGCGAAATTCTCGACAGCCGGGGCAATCCGACCGTGGAGGTCGACGTGACGCTCGAGGACGGCACGATGGGCCGCGCCGCCGTGCCTTCGGGCGCCTCGACCGGTGCACATGAGGCTGTCGAAAAGCGCGACGGCGACACGGCGCGATACATGGGCAAGGGCGTGACCGAGGCCGTTGCCGCCGTCAACGGCGAGATCGCCGAGGCGCTGGTGGGCGTCGACGCGACCGAGCAGGTCGGCATCGACGGGATCATGATCGAGCTCGACGGGACCGACAACAAGGCCAGGCTGGGCGCGAACGCGATCCTCGGCGTGTCGCTTGCCTGTGCGAAGGCGGCGGCGGATTACTGCGCGCAGCCGTTGTTCCGCTATGTGGGGGGCACCTCCGCGCGGGTCCTTCCGGTGCCGATGATGAACATCATCAACGGCGGCGAACACGCTGACAACCCGATCGATATTCAGGAATTCATGATCATGCCCGTCGGCGCGGAAAACATCCGCGAGGCGGTGCGCTGGGGATCCGAGATCTTCCACACGCTGAAGAAAGAGCTTTCGGCGGCAGGACTTTCCACCGGCATCGGCGACGAGGGTGGCTTTGCACCCAACATCAGCTCGACACGAGATGCGCTTGATTTCATTCTCAAGTCCATCGAGAAAGCCGGATACCGTCCGGGCGAGGAGGTCTTTCTTGCGCTGGACTGCGCTGCCACCGAATACTTCAAGGACGGCAGCTATGTGTTTTCCGGAGAAGGAAAAAAGCTGACTTCGGACGAGAACGTGGCCTATCTGGCCGCGCTGGTGGAAGATTATCCGATCATCTCCATCGAGGACGGCATGGCCGAGGACGACTGGGACGGCTGGCGCGCGCTGACCGACACGCTCGGAGGCAAGGTCCAGCTCGTGGGCGACGATCTCTTCGTGACCAACCCCAAGCGGCTGGCCGAAGGCATCTCCAGGGGCTGCGCGAACTCCATGCTGGTCAAAGTCAATCAGATCGGCACGCTGACGGAGACACTCAAGGCTGTCGATATGGCGCATCGGGCCCGCTACACGAACGTGATGTCGCATCGCTCGGGCGAAACCGAGGATGCCACCATCGCGGATCTGGCGGTGGCGACCAATTGCGGGCAGATCAAGACCGGCTCGCTGGCGCGATCGGACCGGCTTGCGAAGTACAACCAGCTGATCCGCATAGAAGAAATGCTGGGGGAGACCGCCGAGTATGCCGGACGCAGCATCCTGCGCTGA
- a CDS encoding Fur family transcriptional regulator → MVKPIIKRCETKGLRMTGQRRTIAQVLEDSEDHPDVEELYARASNIDSNISIATVYRTVKLFEEAGILDKLEFGDGRARYEDAERDHHDHLIDMNSGEVIEFVDAEIEALQERIAQKLGYDLRGHRLELYGVPLKKT, encoded by the coding sequence ATGGTCAAACCCATCATCAAACGCTGCGAGACCAAGGGGCTGCGGATGACCGGACAGCGCCGGACCATCGCGCAGGTCCTCGAGGACAGCGAGGATCACCCGGACGTGGAAGAGCTTTATGCCCGCGCTTCGAACATCGACAGCAACATCTCGATCGCCACAGTCTACCGGACGGTGAAGCTGTTCGAGGAGGCCGGGATTCTCGACAAGCTCGAATTCGGCGATGGACGCGCGCGTTACGAGGACGCCGAACGCGATCATCATGACCACCTGATCGACATGAACTCGGGCGAGGTCATCGAATTCGTCGATGCCGAAATCGAGGCATTGCAGGAACGTATCGCGCAAAAGCTCGGCTACGACCTGCGCGGACACCGGCTCGAACTCTACGGCGTGCCGCTCAAGAAAACCTGA
- a CDS encoding GNAT family N-acetyltransferase — translation MSASMTLATPDHIDRMDGLVAAFHAESGIEMGSDARRAAIMPLLEGVPHGAAYLIGPPRAPIGYVVVSFGWSLSAGGMTGAIDEIFVRPGVRGRGIASETLQSLPRALAAAGLRSLDLEVPRGGERILRICTRAGFTQRPDSTLLSRRY, via the coding sequence GTGAGCGCGTCCATGACGCTCGCGACGCCCGATCATATCGACCGGATGGACGGGCTGGTCGCAGCCTTCCATGCGGAGTCCGGGATCGAGATGGGATCCGACGCCCGGCGCGCCGCGATCATGCCGCTGCTCGAAGGCGTTCCCCACGGCGCCGCCTATCTGATCGGCCCGCCCCGTGCGCCGATCGGATATGTCGTGGTGAGCTTCGGATGGTCGCTTTCTGCGGGTGGCATGACCGGGGCCATCGACGAGATCTTCGTGCGGCCGGGCGTCCGCGGTCGCGGCATCGCCTCGGAAACCCTGCAGAGCCTGCCGCGCGCGCTGGCGGCCGCGGGGCTCAGGTCGCTGGACCTCGAAGTTCCACGTGGCGGCGAGCGCATCCTGAGAATCTGCACCCGCGCGGGTTTCACGCAGCGGCCGGACAGCACCCTGCTAAGTCGCCGCTACTGA
- a CDS encoding YdiU family protein — protein MTFLAPFDNSYARLPEQFYTRLAPTPVRAPRLVAYNSDLARLLGLPDAPEEELARIFSGVEVPQGAAPLAQLYAGHQFGHYNPQLGDGRAILLGETVGRDGLRRDIQLKGSGPTPYSRMGDGRAWLGPVLREFIMSEAMHALGIPTTRALAAVTTGEDVIRENVLPGAVFTRVAASHLRVGTFQVFAHRGETDALRRLTDYAIERHYPAAEGPMGLLRAVCTAQAKLIARWMAAGFIHGVMNTDNCAISGETIDYGPCAFMDDYHAGRVLSSIDRQGRYAYGNQPRIAVWNMAQFATALVQQCEDRDGAVDEATAIVQAMPAEIEAAWLSAFAAKIGIAGTRDGDGALVDDLLLLMQKDGADFTNTFDALARDPDFGTGAARADENAASVSGARDQFTDREAFDAWHKRWNERIGDREAAGALMRQVNPRVIPRNHRMEEMIAAAVAGDYGPFERLRAALARPFECDDTDLMRPPSPEEVVPATFCGT, from the coding sequence ATGACCTTCCTCGCCCCTTTTGACAACAGCTACGCCCGCCTGCCCGAGCAGTTCTATACCAGGCTCGCGCCGACACCGGTGCGTGCGCCAAGGCTTGTGGCCTACAACAGCGACCTTGCCAGGCTGCTCGGCCTGCCCGACGCCCCCGAGGAAGAGCTTGCCCGGATCTTTTCCGGCGTCGAGGTGCCGCAGGGTGCCGCCCCTCTGGCGCAGCTCTACGCCGGGCACCAGTTCGGGCACTACAACCCTCAGCTCGGCGACGGGCGGGCGATACTGCTGGGCGAGACAGTCGGCCGCGACGGTCTTCGACGCGACATCCAGCTCAAGGGATCCGGTCCGACGCCCTATTCCCGGATGGGCGACGGGCGGGCGTGGCTCGGGCCGGTGCTGCGCGAATTCATCATGTCCGAGGCGATGCATGCCCTGGGCATTCCGACAACCCGCGCGCTGGCGGCTGTGACGACCGGCGAGGATGTGATCCGCGAGAACGTGCTGCCAGGGGCGGTCTTCACGCGGGTCGCGGCGAGCCACCTGCGGGTTGGCACCTTTCAGGTCTTCGCCCATCGCGGCGAGACCGACGCGCTGCGCCGTCTCACCGACTACGCCATCGAACGCCACTATCCCGCCGCGGAAGGGCCGATGGGCCTGCTTCGGGCCGTCTGCACGGCACAGGCCAAGCTGATCGCCCGATGGATGGCCGCAGGTTTCATCCACGGCGTGATGAACACCGACAATTGCGCCATCTCGGGCGAAACCATCGACTACGGTCCGTGCGCCTTCATGGACGACTATCACGCGGGACGGGTGCTCAGCTCGATCGACCGGCAGGGGCGCTATGCCTATGGCAATCAGCCCCGGATCGCCGTCTGGAACATGGCTCAGTTCGCCACCGCCCTGGTGCAGCAATGCGAGGACCGGGACGGGGCGGTGGACGAGGCGACCGCCATCGTGCAGGCGATGCCGGCAGAGATCGAGGCAGCCTGGCTTTCCGCCTTCGCCGCAAAGATCGGGATTGCCGGCACACGGGATGGTGACGGAGCGCTTGTCGATGACCTGCTGCTGCTGATGCAGAAGGACGGCGCGGACTTCACGAATACCTTCGACGCACTCGCGCGGGACCCCGATTTCGGGACCGGCGCGGCGCGCGCGGACGAGAACGCGGCATCGGTCTCTGGGGCACGCGATCAGTTCACCGACCGCGAGGCGTTCGATGCATGGCACAAGCGCTGGAACGAGCGGATCGGGGATCGCGAGGCCGCCGGGGCGCTGATGCGGCAGGTGAACCCTCGGGTGATACCGCGAAATCACAGGATGGAAGAGATGATCGCCGCCGCAGTCGCCGGGGATTACGGCCCCTTCGAACGCCTGCGCGCCGCGCTGGCACGGCCCTTCGAATGCGACGACACCGACCTGATGCGCCCGCCCTCGCCCGAAGAGGTCGTTCCCGCGACCTTCTGCGGCACCTGA
- a CDS encoding tellurite resistance TerB family protein: MSLMKALAKVAVGVAIAKGAQSMMRGGSGRGGLGGALNDILGGGSATRTGDSGGIGGSGTTTRPGTASGGGGLDDMLGSILGGARGGSGGLPGGLGGLLESLGGTRGMQGRSLQDILGGLAGAAGAGGILGGLAGSSGQEPARVDKSFGEVLNSQFDASPEAELEPTAQQEAAAALMLTAMIQAAKSDGKLDEKERQRILSQMGDVGPQDRAFVQAQLDAPINVPGLVAQVPDGMGAQVYTMAVLGIDLDTQPEAEYLHELAKGLGLKPDEINAIHAKLGVPALYA; this comes from the coding sequence ATGAGCTTGATGAAGGCATTGGCCAAGGTGGCCGTGGGCGTCGCGATCGCCAAGGGCGCCCAGAGCATGATGCGCGGGGGATCGGGGCGCGGCGGCCTGGGCGGCGCCCTCAATGACATTCTCGGGGGCGGATCGGCGACACGAACGGGCGACTCCGGGGGCATCGGCGGGAGCGGCACGACGACACGGCCCGGCACGGCATCCGGCGGCGGCGGGCTCGACGACATGCTCGGTTCGATCTTGGGCGGAGCGCGCGGCGGAAGCGGCGGCTTGCCCGGCGGGCTTGGCGGATTGCTCGAAAGCCTCGGCGGAACAAGGGGAATGCAGGGGCGCAGCCTTCAGGACATCCTCGGAGGCCTGGCGGGCGCGGCCGGCGCGGGCGGCATCCTGGGCGGTCTCGCGGGATCTTCCGGGCAGGAACCTGCGCGGGTCGACAAGAGCTTCGGCGAAGTGCTGAATTCGCAGTTCGACGCCTCGCCCGAGGCCGAGCTCGAGCCGACCGCCCAGCAGGAGGCCGCGGCCGCGCTCATGCTGACCGCGATGATTCAGGCGGCAAAGTCGGACGGCAAGCTGGACGAGAAGGAACGCCAGCGAATACTGAGCCAGATGGGCGATGTCGGTCCGCAGGACCGGGCCTTCGTGCAGGCGCAGCTCGACGCGCCGATCAACGTGCCGGGGCTGGTCGCGCAGGTGCCGGACGGCATGGGCGCGCAGGTCTACACGATGGCGGTCCTGGGGATCGACCTCGATACCCAGCCCGAGGCGGAGTACCTGCACGAATTGGCGAAGGGGCTGGGACTGAAGCCGGACGAAATCAACGCGATTCACGCCAAGCTGGGCGTTCCCGCGCTTTACGCCTGA
- a CDS encoding M20 aminoacylase family protein, protein MPVVNRIADFSGDMTAWRRHLHTIPELGLDCHQTAAFVAERLREFGVDEIHEGIAKTGVVAIIEGRGEGPTIGLRADMDALPITEETGAEHASTHPGRMHACGHDGHTTMLLGAARYLAETRNFAGRVALLFQPAEETGGGGEVMVKEGVMDRFGISQVYAIHNAPGKDAGHFFTRPGPIMAAADQFTVRIAGRGGHGARPHECADPVVAAIAIAQAFQTIVSRNNKPGDELVVSVTQIHTGTTDNVIPESAYINGTVRTFDKAVQAMVVRRMEQIVAGQAASFDVEGSLEFEFGYPPTVNDSEKADFAGKVAAEIAGETCVDGATEPVMGAEDFSYMLEARPGAYLMLGQGEGPGVHTPQYDFNDEVAPIGASFFARLVERAQPVAGA, encoded by the coding sequence ATGCCCGTTGTCAACCGGATTGCCGATTTCAGCGGTGACATGACCGCCTGGCGGCGGCACCTGCATACCATTCCGGAGCTGGGGCTCGACTGCCATCAGACCGCCGCCTTCGTGGCCGAGCGGCTGCGCGAGTTCGGCGTCGACGAGATCCATGAGGGCATCGCGAAGACCGGGGTCGTGGCGATCATCGAAGGCCGGGGCGAGGGGCCCACCATCGGTCTGCGCGCGGATATGGACGCGCTGCCGATCACCGAGGAAACCGGGGCGGAACACGCCAGCACGCATCCCGGGAGGATGCATGCCTGCGGCCATGACGGGCATACGACGATGCTGCTGGGGGCGGCCAGATACCTTGCCGAGACGCGTAATTTCGCGGGCCGCGTGGCGCTTTTGTTCCAGCCCGCCGAAGAGACGGGCGGCGGGGGCGAGGTGATGGTGAAGGAGGGCGTGATGGACCGCTTCGGGATCTCTCAGGTCTATGCCATCCACAATGCTCCGGGCAAGGACGCCGGGCATTTCTTCACCCGTCCCGGTCCGATCATGGCGGCCGCGGACCAGTTCACCGTGCGCATCGCCGGCAGGGGCGGGCACGGGGCGCGGCCGCATGAATGCGCGGATCCGGTGGTGGCCGCGATCGCCATCGCGCAGGCCTTCCAGACCATCGTGAGCCGCAACAACAAGCCCGGCGACGAGCTGGTGGTTTCGGTCACGCAGATCCACACCGGGACGACCGACAACGTGATCCCCGAAAGCGCCTACATCAACGGGACGGTGCGCACCTTCGACAAGGCGGTTCAGGCCATGGTGGTGCGGCGGATGGAGCAGATCGTCGCCGGGCAGGCGGCCAGCTTCGACGTAGAGGGTTCGCTGGAGTTCGAGTTCGGCTATCCGCCGACGGTAAACGACAGCGAAAAGGCGGATTTCGCGGGCAAGGTGGCAGCAGAGATCGCGGGGGAGACCTGCGTCGACGGGGCGACCGAGCCGGTGATGGGGGCCGAGGATTTCTCGTACATGCTGGAGGCGCGGCCGGGCGCCTACCTGATGCTGGGGCAGGGCGAGGGGCCGGGCGTGCATACGCCGCAATACGACTTCAACGACGAGGTCGCCCCCATCGGGGCCTCGTTCTTCGCGCGGCTGGTCGAGCGGGCGCAGCCGGTGGCAGGGGCCTGA
- the mazG gene encoding nucleoside triphosphate pyrophosphohydrolase has product MAQDLIHDPDAGIERLLEIMRRLRDPQTGCPWDIEQDFASIAPYTIEEAYEVADAIERQDWADLEGELGDLLLQAVYHARMGEEAGHFSFQSVVRAISDKMVARHPHVFGDESRDKSAEQQTRDWEKVKAAERSGKQQTGTLDGVAIGLPALLRALKLQKRAARVGFDWPSTDEVIDKIAEEAAELVEARDTLSQAEIEEEYGDLLFVMANLGRHLGLDPEAALRAANAKFTRRFEAVEARLAERGKRPADSDLAEMDSLWDDVKRADRKGRSTDD; this is encoded by the coding sequence ATGGCTCAAGACCTCATTCACGACCCTGACGCCGGGATAGAGCGGCTGCTCGAGATCATGCGCCGCCTGCGCGATCCGCAGACGGGATGCCCCTGGGACATCGAGCAGGATTTTGCTTCCATCGCGCCCTATACGATCGAAGAGGCCTACGAGGTTGCGGACGCGATAGAACGCCAGGACTGGGCCGACCTCGAGGGCGAACTGGGCGACCTGCTGTTGCAGGCGGTCTATCACGCCCGGATGGGCGAGGAGGCCGGGCATTTCAGTTTCCAATCCGTGGTGCGCGCGATCTCGGACAAGATGGTTGCGCGACACCCGCATGTATTCGGCGACGAAAGCCGCGACAAGTCCGCCGAACAGCAGACGCGCGACTGGGAAAAGGTGAAGGCCGCCGAACGCTCGGGCAAGCAACAGACCGGCACGCTCGACGGAGTCGCCATCGGCCTGCCGGCGCTGCTCCGGGCGCTCAAGCTGCAAAAGCGGGCCGCGCGGGTGGGCTTCGACTGGCCCTCGACGGACGAGGTCATCGACAAGATCGCCGAGGAAGCCGCTGAACTGGTGGAGGCGCGCGACACGCTGAGCCAGGCCGAGATCGAGGAGGAATACGGCGATCTGCTTTTCGTGATGGCCAATCTGGGGCGGCATCTCGGGCTTGATCCCGAGGCGGCGCTGCGGGCGGCCAACGCCAAGTTCACCCGGCGTTTCGAAGCGGTCGAAGCCAGGCTTGCCGAGCGCGGCAAGCGGCCCGCAGACAGCGATCTGGCCGAGATGGATTCGCTGTGGGACGACGTGAAGCGCGCCGACCGCAAAGGTCGGTCGACCGACGACTGA
- a CDS encoding DEAD/DEAH box helicase: MSDFDMMELPPRIVARLEEMGIKEPTPIQKQAIPHALNGRDVMGLAQTGTGKTAAFGVPLVTLMLENEGRPEPKSVRGLVLAPTRELASQIAVNLRGFCEGSKLKVQMIVGGQSINAQIKRMERGTDLLVATPGRLLDLMERRAVRLDRTEFLVLDEADHMLDMGFIHDLRRIAAVIPEDRQTMLFSATMPKLMNELAQSFLRSPIRVEVSPPGKAADKVTQEVHFIAKSEKANLLIELLDAHREERALVFGRTKHGSEKLMKQLVAAGFAATSIHGNKSQGQRDRALASFRSGEVRVLVATDVAARGLDIPDVKHVYNFDLPNVPDNYVHRIGRTARAGKDGAAVAFCAPDEMDELKAIEKVMAIEIPVASGTPWERSDAPKAPGRNRRRGGRGGQQGAPRGGQAASAKPGTTAKPGAARKRRRRSAGAKRSAA; the protein is encoded by the coding sequence ATGAGCGATTTCGACATGATGGAACTGCCGCCCCGGATCGTGGCGCGGCTGGAAGAGATGGGCATCAAGGAGCCCACGCCGATCCAGAAGCAGGCCATCCCTCATGCCCTGAACGGGCGCGACGTGATGGGCCTTGCCCAGACCGGCACCGGCAAGACCGCCGCCTTCGGCGTCCCGCTGGTGACCCTGATGCTGGAGAACGAGGGCCGGCCCGAACCCAAAAGCGTGCGCGGCCTCGTGCTGGCACCGACGCGTGAACTGGCAAGCCAGATCGCCGTCAACCTGCGCGGCTTCTGCGAAGGCAGCAAGCTCAAGGTGCAGATGATCGTGGGCGGCCAGTCGATCAACGCGCAGATCAAGCGGATGGAACGCGGTACCGACCTGCTTGTTGCCACGCCGGGCCGTCTGCTCGACCTGATGGAGCGGCGCGCCGTGCGGCTCGACCGGACCGAATTCCTTGTCCTCGACGAGGCCGATCACATGCTCGACATGGGCTTCATCCACGACCTGCGCCGGATTGCGGCGGTGATCCCGGAAGATCGCCAGACCATGCTGTTTTCGGCCACCATGCCCAAGCTCATGAACGAGCTGGCCCAATCCTTCCTGCGCTCGCCGATCCGCGTCGAGGTCTCGCCTCCGGGCAAGGCCGCCGACAAGGTCACGCAGGAGGTGCATTTCATCGCCAAGTCGGAGAAGGCCAACCTGCTGATCGAGCTGCTCGACGCGCACCGCGAGGAACGCGCGCTGGTCTTCGGGCGCACCAAACACGGCTCCGAGAAGCTCATGAAGCAGCTTGTGGCCGCCGGATTTGCCGCGACGTCGATCCACGGCAACAAGAGCCAGGGCCAGCGCGACCGCGCGCTTGCGTCCTTCCGGTCCGGAGAAGTCCGGGTGCTTGTGGCGACCGACGTGGCCGCACGCGGGCTCGATATTCCGGACGTGAAGCATGTCTACAATTTCGATCTGCCCAACGTGCCCGACAACTATGTCCACCGCATCGGGCGCACGGCGCGCGCCGGCAAGGACGGCGCAGCCGTGGCCTTCTGCGCGCCGGACGAGATGGATGAGCTGAAGGCGATCGAGAAGGTGATGGCCATCGAGATCCCGGTCGCCTCGGGCACGCCCTGGGAGCGGTCGGATGCCCCGAAAGCGCCCGGTCGCAACCGGCGGCGGGGTGGGCGCGGCGGGCAGCAGGGGGCTCCGCGTGGCGGACAGGCCGCTTCCGCCAAGCCCGGCACCACGGCGAAGCCCGGCGCGGCCCGCAAGCGCCGGCGCAGGTCGGCCGGCGCCAAGCGCAGCGCTGCCTGA